The Deinococcus sedimenti genome includes the window GTCCTCCAGCGCGAGGCGGTTCAGGGGGAACGCGGCGCGCAGCGCGGCCAGTTCGTCCGGGGTGGGGTCCTGGGTGTCCACCCAGACGTTGTCGTGCTCCCCGTTCCAGGGGAAGTCCTGCCCGTCGCTGAGTCGCCGCGCCCTGATCATGCCCGCAGGATGGCAGACTCCCGCGCGGACTCTATGCTGGAAGGGTGAACGCGTGGCTGTGGGTGATGGCAGGCGGCGCCGTGGGGGCCGCCGCGCGCTACGGCACGCAGCTGCTGCTGGCGCCGCTGGCGCTGCGCGCCGCGTTTCCCGTGCCGGTCCTGCTGATCAACGTCGCGGGGTCGTTCCTGCTGGGCCTGACGCTGGCGCTGGTGGGCCGGGGCGTGTGGCCGGACGCGGCGCGGCTGGCGTTCGGGACCGGGGTGCTGGGCGCCTTCACGACCTTCAGCACGTTCAGTGTCGAGCTCGACGATCTGCTCGCGCACGGGCGGGGCGGCGCGGCGCTGCTGTACGCGACCCTCAGCGTCACGCTGGGCATCCTGGCGGCCGTGGCGGGCCGCACGCTGGGGGGCCGCCTGTGACCCGCCGCAAGAAGACCGGGGAGGGGGGGAGCAGCGGCGCGACCCGCCCCCCGGAGCAGTTCCTGGAACTGTCCGAACTCCTCGCGTACGTGGGGCAGGTCGTCGCGCGGGGCCTGCCGGGCGCCGTGTGGGTCCGCGCGGAGATCGCCAGCGTCACGGACCGCCGCCACCTGTACCTGGATCTCGTACAGGCCGCAGAGGACGGCGAGGTCGCCAAGTGCCGCGCGACCGTGTGGGCCCGCGAACGCTTCAGCCTGGAGGGCAAGTTCCGCCG containing:
- the crcB gene encoding fluoride efflux transporter CrcB, with amino-acid sequence MAGGAVGAAARYGTQLLLAPLALRAAFPVPVLLINVAGSFLLGLTLALVGRGVWPDAARLAFGTGVLGAFTTFSTFSVELDDLLAHGRGGAALLYATLSVTLGILAAVAGRTLGGRL